The genomic interval ATGCATTTTTATTTTAATCACATTCCTGTCTCTGTTTGTACATATTCAAATCATTGACTTCAATAGTTATTAGTTATTAGCAAAAGAGCAAGTTTATAATATCATAATTACGTTAGGTTTTCAAATAAATTGCATGATTCTGCAATAGAAATCGTCAAAAGTAACATAAAAATAAGGAAATTAAAGATTGTCCTCGTCCTACTAGCTACTTATATGGTTGTAGAAATTCTTGCTGGTTTTTACACCGGTAGTTTAGCTCTCATTGCAGATGCTGGACATATGTTAACTGATACCTTTGGAATTTGTATAGCTTTAATAGCTGCAATTTATAGTAGAAAGGAAGCGACACCTATCCATACATTTGGCTTCTTTAGGACAGAAATTCTTGCCTCATTCATAAATAGCATAATATTGTCCCTTCTGTCAATAATTGTAATTTTCGAAGCGTATAGACGGATTTTTGAACCTACCGAAATTCAGAGCTTTCCAATGATACTCGTAGCGATAATAGGTTTAATCGTTAATATTGTGGGAATGTACATTTTACGTGGAGAACATTTTCATGGCCATCACGAAAATGATGCTAAATATAATAAAACTAGTGGTCCCTTATCTAAAAGTGATACCTCGGAGAGATTTGTTGCTCGTGACAGAAATAATGATACTAATACAGAGGATCTGAATATTCAAGGGGCTAAATTAGAACTATTAAGCGATATCATTGGTTCTGTGGGTGTAATATTAGGAGGAATTTTAATTGCTATGACAAATATAGTAATGATCGATCCAATATTGAGTATAGGACTTTCTTTGTTCATATTACCTCGAGTTTTTATTTTACTAAGAAAATCTGTCCATATATTGATGGAAGGGGTGCCCTCAAATGTGTCATATGAACATATACAACAAGCCCTATTACAGGTAAAAGGAGTAACTGGGGTATTTGATTTACACATATGGAGCATAACTTCGGGTTTACATGCATTGTCGGCTCATATTGTCATAATAGATACAAGCAATTCATACCGAATCTTAGATGAAATCAATTCATTACTGGAAAAAAATTTCAAAATTAATCATTCAACTATACAAATAGAGCGATTTCATCCAACAGACAGTAACTAGTGAATATTGTACTTTGATATTGGTTAGTATCCAAAAGCCCAAATTTGATTTCCATTTAGTTGCAATCAGCACCATCTAGTCAAATATTATGTGAAAATGCGAAGGTCAAAGATCTAAACCCCTCAATTATTCTTGCAGGAAACTGCGTATAGAAATTTTTTTGAGTATATTCCAAAGTCTAGATATAGTAAAACGGGATAATTTTCCTGATGGTCTAACAAGCTAAACAAATTTCCATTCATCGAAGACTTTTTCATTTACCATTAGATCTAGTGGTTAATAGGAACTTTGAGTCCAACATTTGACCCAGCACAGGTAAACTAAAAAGACCACAACCTCAAGTTAGGGATTCCATGATTTTAAAAAATATGCAACTAAACATTTATGAAATTTTTTATTCTGATGTAAATAATTTCCTGATTACAATACAACGAGGACATCTTGTTAATTGAAATGTAAATTTTATCACAAAATTGCTTCAGAGATAAATTTTGCAATTAATTGTTAAAGTTTTTGAGGATTTGATTATGTCTGAAGACGATTGTCCTACTATATTAGACATTCATGATCCATTTGTCACAGATAGATAAAATTCATTAATCTACGCTAATTCCTCAAAATTTTGTAGCATGATTTGTAGCGATTTACCTAATTATTATAAAATTATATTACTTACTAAATATATTTATTCAACTGAATGCAGTTGCTATAATATAATTCGTTTTTGAAGTTTTGTGAAACATTTACAATGTTTGTAATTGCGATTAAATATTATTCATTAACTTAAATACATTAGTTAAATTATTGTATATGAAACTTTATTCTATAAAATTCTTATGTCCAAAAGGTTTAAAAATATCTTCTAGTTAATTTAGCACAATGAAGAGTACATTAGCAATTTTTGCTTTGTCAGCTGTTCTGATGTCTGGATTAATTTTACTTCCTGGCATAAACATGAAATCATTTGCAATTTCAAATGAGCAAGGTCAATTAACATTAGCCGATATGAATTTCAAAATAGGCGGTGCATTCCAACAAATTTCTACTGAAGAGGCAGAGGAAAGTGAAGCCCCAGTAAAGAATGTAACATTTGTCGCAGTTGAGAAGAATCTCACATTGCCAAGTGGTCAAAGTGTTGCCGCATTAACATGGAATGGTACTATCCCCGGTCCAACAGTCCGAGTAACTCAAGGTGATGTTTTGAACATCAATATTATTAATCATCCAAATAATACACTGATTCACAGTTTAGATCACCATGCATCAACTATTAGTGCAGTGCCTAACTTTGGTCCAATCAATGTAAGTGATTCAAAACAATATAGCTTTGTAGCAACTCAACCAGGATTCTTCAAATATCACTGTGAAGGAAATGCAGTATTAACAATGGACCAACACGTATTCCAAGGAATGGTTGGTGGTGTAATTGTTGATCCACAAGTAGGTTATACAGGCTATGAAGGTGTAGGAGTAGAAAATGGTACAAACGCATTAACTACAACTGATGTAGAGGCAGATGCAAAAGAAGTTGCATTCCAATTCTCAGAATACTATCTAGATCCATCAGGTCAATATGATGCAGCAGCAATGTTTGCACATGCACCAACAGCATCATGGATAAACGGTATTCCATTTGGATATGACCCAGTTATCACAAAGACACCAAACGCAACAACTTTGTTCTTCAAGCAAGGTGACCATGTAAGGTTCTTCGTATTAAACCACGGTGACCTTCCAACAAACTTCCACATAGTAGGTGAAATACTAGACAGAGTCACTGACGGTAGCATTGTTAGTGGAATTGGTAAACAAACATACACAATTGGCGGATCAAATGATGCAATTATTGATGTAGTCTTTGACCAACCAGGTGTCTATGCATTCGTAAACCATGACTACTCACAATTGTTCAAAGGTCAAGCAGGCTTAATCGTAGTTGACGGCCCAGATAATGGTACAAGCAACTTGTTAGGTTTGACTGATGATGCAAATCCATCCAATGCAATTCCACCAACTGGTGCAAACAGCATTCCAGTGAATGTAAAACCATACATGCTAGGTACACCATTAGCATGGAATGGTCAATAAACCATTTTTTTTAAATCCTATAATTTATTATATAAAAAAAATTAAAAAATTATTTCTGTACTTAATTTTCTAGCAGTTCAAATTCATTATCTTAATAACTCGAGCAATATTCTCTCTATGTTATTAAGTTTCAATAGTGAGTCTACATCGCCTCTATCTGCCAGGGCTTGATATATTTCGAAAATATTAGCTAATGCTTCTTTTATTTTGGCATTTTTCTCCGTATCCACAGGTTTCGGAGTAGCGGTTGTTGGGGATGTTGCTGCTGTGTTGTTGGGGTTGGTGGGGGTTTCTAAAATATCTAATTGTGCATGCACAAGCTGACTGATAGGATACATTGAATTACCTGCTATGAAAACAGCTATCAATACAATAGATATTTTGCCTAGATTATTCATATGTTATCAATATTTTTTCTTATTATAAAAGTAATACCTTGGTTAGTAATTTAAAATGTATCGTTAGAAATTATCCTTGGTAATGACATTGTATAATTACATTAAATATTCTTAGTAAAAATTTATGATAATAATTTACCCATAATTTTCTATTAGGATACGTCCCTCTCTATTTTTGTCAAAAATATTTTCTATTGCTCTTTTTGAGTCTTCCAATGAAAAGCGCTTCCAAATTTTAGTATGAATATTCTCCGTTTTTACTATATTTATTAACTTGGCCAATCCACTTAGAGATCCACCTGTTGTACCTTTTATGGTAATCTGATTGTTATACAGCAATCTACCATCTGTCATTAAGTTACCACCGGTAAGTACTCCATATGTAACTATTGTACCCAATTTTCCAATAACGTTCATTCCTTGACTCCATATCAGTTCGCCAAGAGGATTTATCACTACATCAATCATATTACCGTTGGTAACATGCGCGATTTCTTCCTTTAGTGACATGTTATTCTCGAAAACAAAATCTGCACCAAATTCCTTTACCCACGGTTTTGATGATATGGAAATTGTTTTTGCACCTATTAACTTGCCAATTTGTGAACAGAAAATGCCGGTATTCCCAGAACCGCCAAATATCAACAAATATTCACCTAATTTCAATCCCGATTCTTCGATTGCATTGAGCGCAGTCAGTCCGGCAACAGGTAACGAGGCAGCAGTCTCCCAGCTTAGTTGATCAGGAATTCTTATGATATTTGAAATGGGAACTTTTACATATTCTGCAAATCCACCGTTAGTTACTATACCGATCATTCCGCCATCGACACAAAGCATTTCCTTACCGTTTCTACAATATTTGCATGTTCCATCAAATAACCTATTGTACACTATAACGCGATCACCTTCAACCAGTTCGGACTTTACTTTTGCGCCTTTTTTCTTTACTATCCCTGCAAATTCAGTACCTGGTATGTGGGGAAAAGGGGAGATCTTCATGGGAGGACCATTTATTCCATGCATACCTGTAATGGTGTAGTAGTCTATCGGGTTAACACTCATACACCTTGTCTCAATTAAAACCTCCTTTTCTCTCAAATCTGCTAATTGGTAATCAGAAAATGTTAGATTTTCTATACCTGGTTTCGAATAGAAAAGAGCCTTCATACTATATTTCAGTAGAAATTTATTATATATAATTTAGTTTTATCCTATATAACAGAATTAGTAAGTAATTACTTTAACAATTCTTTCAAAATTTTAAAATATATTTATCGGCTTAGATTGTCTATGAATCAGTATTTCGTTATTGCGCTGATGTTTGTCGTTGGATTTTCAATGCTCTATGTACCTTACGGTTATTCATTAGATAACAGGAACAATAATAGTTATACATACTATGAAAAAAATTGCAGTAATGATGCATGTGTTGTAACTACGTGTAGCATTGATAAACCTTGTTCCACTACTGGTGTAAACAATTCTACGAGTAATAATACCAAAGAGCAGGTAACTGACCGAGGAAATTTTGACTCAAGAACTTTGGAATTGATGAATTTCTGGAAAAATTTCATGGATTTTGAGCAATAGTCTGAGGATAAATGAAGTGATATTTTCTATGCTGATTTAATTAAATTCATCCTGATATTTTATTTTAGTATTTGAAAACAAGTTTGTGTCCTTTAAGACACTGGTTATCCATTAGCATTTTAGATGGATAGATAAATAACCACAAAATGTCTTTTAGTTTATTGATAGTTTGTCTGGACAATAAAACTGTTAATCAAAAAATCAAAACTTTATGATAATTTTATTAATCCTATTATTTTAATTAAAATTTTTAAGTAAAAAAGGAAAAACTTTATAATCTACTGTAAACCTTTTGTGACCGTTGGCAATAGATACTGGTGATACGACGTGGATGTTAATCTCCACTGGCTTAGTATTTTTGATGACTCCTGCTCTAGGTTTTTTTGAGGCGGGATTAATCAGATTAAAAAATTCTTTATCTGTTATTATGCAAACAATGACTGGGATGGCTCTACTATCTGTTATGTGGTTTATAGTAGGGTATACTCTGGTATTTGCACCGGATGTTGGTGGTGTTATAGGAGATCTCTCAAATTTCTTTTATAACAACGTTCCATTTAGTGATGGTGTAGCGTTAGCACCTACGATACCTGGAATTACCTTTGCTACCTATCAGATGATGTTTGCAGTAATTACACCACTACTAATCACGGGAGCGTTTGCAGAACGTGTTAAATGGAGTGGCTTTGTCTTGTTTGTGATCCTCTGGAGCTTGATAATCTACTATCCTCTTGCTCACTGGATTTGGGGTGGAGGTTGGCTAGCTCAATTAGGCGTCTTTGATTTCGCGGGAGGTATAGTTATACATGTTAGTGCGGGTATGGCGTCTTTGGCGTGTGCGTTGGTACTAGGTAGAAGAAAAGGATTTGGACCCGAGATAATGGTTCCTCATAACCTACCACTTGCTGCAATCGGTGCAACGCTTTTGTGGTTAGGTTGGTTTGGATTTAATGCAGGTAGCGCTGTAGCATCCGGACAATTGGCCGCAACTGCCTTTTTGAATACACAAATCGGAGCTGCTGTATGTGCACTTGTATGGGTAATTATAGCCTGGGCTAGGACAGGAAAGCCTACTGTTAGCGCGGTAATTAATGGTGCAATTTCTGGACTAGCAGGAATCACTCCTGCCGCCGGATTTATTACCGGACAGTCAGCATTCTTCTTAGGTATTGTTCTTGGATTAGCATCCTATTATGGTATTGTCTTGATCAAAGAAAGGCTGAAGATAGACGATGCACTGGATGTAAGCTCAGTTCACGGCATTACCGGTATGACTGGGGCGTTGTGGATAGGATTGTTTGCTACCTCTACTGTAAATTCTATCGGTCCAGATGGTTTATTCTATGGTAATCCAATGCAACTAGCAATTCAAGCGTTTGGTATAGGTGTTGCTGCACTGTTGGCCTTTGTGGGTACACTTGTGATATTGAAGATCGTTCATTATACCACTGGTCTTAGAGTTTCGGAAGAAGAGGAAGACTTGGGTCTGGATATCTCGTATCATCAGGAGGTGGCGTATGAAAACAAATAGGTTTTCATAGCGTAACAATTTACTATTTTATTGTTCGATTTTTATTTCAATCTAAATTATTTTATTAAAATGTATAACTAAATCTTAACATATTGTTTTTATAGTATTTATTTGATTTTAATTTGATGCTTACTACACTAAAAAATCATAAAAGTATTGTGATGCTTTCTGCAACTCTATTTGCCACCACTGTGCTGCTTTTTGGGGCCTATTCATCAAATGGCATAAACGCACAATCGTTGGAAAAAATCACAATCGGTTTAAACTCAGCTACTTTTGGTCCATTAACTTCCAATCCATCACTTAATCAGGTAAAAGTTTTGGTTGACTATCAAACTAAAGACTTGTCGATGGTCCATTCAACGATTAATGGTGTTATGAATGTTTTTGCACCTAACGGAAGCCAAATTAAGACTTCTTCATATCCAAATGGTTTTACAATTACTGAAGCCGGAATTATCCAATTTGCCACATCCTTTTCAGATCCTACTTTGACAAGTGTGAAAGTAAACGTTACTTTGACTGATTTGAATAAGACTGAAACAATATCAAATACGTTATCAGCGGATGTTGCACAGACTCTCTAAAATAAATAATTTTCTTTTTTTTGTCGACCTTTTGACAATCTAGCTAATATTCAATATATATTGTAGATTCACATAATTTTATTTGAAAATCTATTCTATTATTGTAAAAGATT from Candidatus Nitrosocosmicus hydrocola carries:
- a CDS encoding alcohol dehydrogenase catalytic domain-containing protein — translated: MKALFYSKPGIENLTFSDYQLADLREKEVLIETRCMSVNPIDYYTITGMHGINGPPMKISPFPHIPGTEFAGIVKKKGAKVKSELVEGDRVIVYNRLFDGTCKYCRNGKEMLCVDGGMIGIVTNGGFAEYVKVPISNIIRIPDQLSWETAASLPVAGLTALNAIEESGLKLGEYLLIFGGSGNTGIFCSQIGKLIGAKTISISSKPWVKEFGADFVFENNMSLKEEIAHVTNGNMIDVVINPLGELIWSQGMNVIGKLGTIVTYGVLTGGNLMTDGRLLYNNQITIKGTTGGSLSGLAKLINIVKTENIHTKIWKRFSLEDSKRAIENIFDKNREGRILIENYG
- a CDS encoding ammonium transporter: MAIDTGDTTWMLISTGLVFLMTPALGFFEAGLIRLKNSLSVIMQTMTGMALLSVMWFIVGYTLVFAPDVGGVIGDLSNFFYNNVPFSDGVALAPTIPGITFATYQMMFAVITPLLITGAFAERVKWSGFVLFVILWSLIIYYPLAHWIWGGGWLAQLGVFDFAGGIVIHVSAGMASLACALVLGRRKGFGPEIMVPHNLPLAAIGATLLWLGWFGFNAGSAVASGQLAATAFLNTQIGAAVCALVWVIIAWARTGKPTVSAVINGAISGLAGITPAAGFITGQSAFFLGIVLGLASYYGIVLIKERLKIDDALDVSSVHGITGMTGALWIGLFATSTVNSIGPDGLFYGNPMQLAIQAFGIGVAALLAFVGTLVILKIVHYTTGLRVSEEEEDLGLDISYHQEVAYENK
- a CDS encoding multicopper oxidase domain-containing protein; this translates as MKSTLAIFALSAVLMSGLILLPGINMKSFAISNEQGQLTLADMNFKIGGAFQQISTEEAEESEAPVKNVTFVAVEKNLTLPSGQSVAALTWNGTIPGPTVRVTQGDVLNINIINHPNNTLIHSLDHHASTISAVPNFGPINVSDSKQYSFVATQPGFFKYHCEGNAVLTMDQHVFQGMVGGVIVDPQVGYTGYEGVGVENGTNALTTTDVEADAKEVAFQFSEYYLDPSGQYDAAAMFAHAPTASWINGIPFGYDPVITKTPNATTLFFKQGDHVRFFVLNHGDLPTNFHIVGEILDRVTDGSIVSGIGKQTYTIGGSNDAIIDVVFDQPGVYAFVNHDYSQLFKGQAGLIVVDGPDNGTSNLLGLTDDANPSNAIPPTGANSIPVNVKPYMLGTPLAWNGQ
- a CDS encoding cation diffusion facilitator family transporter, translating into MHDSAIEIVKSNIKIRKLKIVLVLLATYMVVEILAGFYTGSLALIADAGHMLTDTFGICIALIAAIYSRKEATPIHTFGFFRTEILASFINSIILSLLSIIVIFEAYRRIFEPTEIQSFPMILVAIIGLIVNIVGMYILRGEHFHGHHENDAKYNKTSGPLSKSDTSERFVARDRNNDTNTEDLNIQGAKLELLSDIIGSVGVILGGILIAMTNIVMIDPILSIGLSLFILPRVFILLRKSVHILMEGVPSNVSYEHIQQALLQVKGVTGVFDLHIWSITSGLHALSAHIVIIDTSNSYRILDEINSLLEKNFKINHSTIQIERFHPTDSN